A genomic stretch from Bordetella sp. N includes:
- a CDS encoding Fur family transcriptional regulator: MVTKSVKQEVLDELQGLKLRATVPRVAILEIFYSARRRKAARPVAADGRVSPIHFSVDDMYKRLIEQHVDVGLATVYRVMQQFEESGLLSSSRFDADRVVYELNEGRPHDHIVCLTCGRVDEFHDALMVARQKAVADGMGYLLHNHQLALYGICADCQSRAGKPGKSAASGKNKG, encoded by the coding sequence TTGGTCACCAAAAGCGTAAAGCAGGAAGTTCTGGACGAACTGCAGGGCCTGAAATTGCGGGCCACCGTTCCCCGGGTAGCGATCCTCGAAATCTTCTACAGCGCCCGGCGCCGCAAAGCCGCGCGCCCGGTCGCCGCCGACGGCAGGGTCAGCCCCATCCACTTCAGCGTGGACGACATGTACAAACGGCTCATCGAGCAGCACGTCGATGTAGGCCTGGCGACGGTGTACCGCGTGATGCAGCAATTCGAGGAGTCCGGCCTGCTGTCCAGCAGCCGCTTCGATGCCGACCGCGTGGTCTATGAATTGAACGAAGGCCGGCCCCACGATCACATCGTTTGCCTGACCTGTGGGCGGGTCGACGAATTCCACGATGCCTTGATGGTCGCCAGGCAGAAGGCGGTGGCGGACGGCATGGGCTACCTGCTGCACAACCATCAATTGGCGCTGTACGGGATCTGCGCGGACTGCCAGTCCCGCGCCGGCAAGCCTGGCAAGTCGGCCGCTTCGGGCAAGAACAAAGGGTAG
- a CDS encoding 4'-phosphopantetheinyl transferase superfamily protein encodes MASPLLPLDEWGRALGIHVAEVRPAGAPADIRLLRVTLPIVVAGSGAAGSGVAGSGAAGSGAPGAPAPDLDAAGIADPATTWQAAQAGLIAAEQARMRRYHHVADQLRFGATRALLRQVLAWHLHADALQNVVITATPTGRPQCEGSGLDFNVSHSGSSSCIAFSTQRRVGVDVEASGRQALPLNVQAMALTDTELNDAATLDETARNAAFYTTWTRKEAVLKACGLGITEALRAFHLRTSASGWVPVVEEGADPAMTHVLQDLYGVDCWDDEAGRAALAWSAF; translated from the coding sequence ATGGCGTCCCCGCTGCTGCCGTTGGATGAATGGGGGCGGGCGCTGGGCATTCATGTGGCGGAAGTGCGCCCGGCCGGCGCGCCGGCGGACATCCGCTTGCTACGCGTGACTTTGCCGATCGTTGTGGCCGGCTCAGGTGCGGCCGGCTCAGGTGTGGCCGGCTCAGGTGCGGCCGGCTCAGGCGCGCCCGGGGCACCCGCGCCCGACCTGGATGCGGCCGGCATCGCCGATCCCGCCACGACGTGGCAGGCCGCGCAAGCCGGCCTCATCGCAGCGGAACAGGCGCGCATGCGCCGCTATCACCATGTCGCCGATCAGCTGCGTTTCGGCGCGACGCGCGCCTTGCTGCGCCAGGTGCTCGCCTGGCATCTGCACGCCGACGCCTTGCAGAACGTCGTGATCACGGCGACGCCGACGGGACGCCCCCAATGCGAGGGCAGCGGCCTGGACTTCAATGTGTCGCACTCCGGTTCATCTTCCTGCATCGCGTTCTCCACGCAACGCAGGGTCGGCGTAGACGTTGAAGCGAGCGGGCGGCAGGCGCTGCCGCTGAACGTGCAGGCGATGGCGCTCACCGATACCGAACTGAACGACGCGGCCACCCTCGACGAGACGGCCAGAAACGCCGCCTTCTATACGACCTGGACGCGCAAGGAAGCCGTGTTGAAAGCTTGCGGCCTGGGCATCACTGAAGCGCTGCGCGCCTTCCACTTACGCACGTCCGCAAGCGGCTGGGTGCCCGTGGTTGAGGAGGGCGCCGACCCCGCTATGACGCATGTGTTGCAGGACTTGTATGGCGTCGACTGTTGGGACGACGAGGCAGGCCGCGCGGCCCTCGCGTGGTCCGCTTTCTAA
- a CDS encoding MbtH family protein, which translates to MNWDDENAVFKVVVNHEEQYSIWPAYKEKIPGGWREAGKQGSKAECLSYIETHWTDMRPLSLRKAMDGAGPNASAPALSS; encoded by the coding sequence ATGAACTGGGACGATGAAAACGCCGTTTTCAAGGTCGTCGTCAATCACGAAGAGCAGTATTCCATCTGGCCTGCATACAAGGAAAAAATTCCGGGCGGCTGGCGTGAAGCCGGCAAGCAGGGCAGCAAGGCCGAGTGCCTGTCCTATATCGAAACCCACTGGACCGACATGCGGCCGTTGAGCCTGCGCAAAGCCATGGACGGCGCGGGCCCGAACGCATCCGCGCCCGCGCTGTCATCCTGA
- a CDS encoding thioesterase II family protein: protein MHLFCLPYAGGNAGIYRDWAARLPAWVTPVPLLLPARGVRYGLAPVTEWPVLLDLLEQDVAPYLDRPYAVFGHSMGALIGLELARRLRDRRAASPVWFGASACVAPTRRQVDDRWLTRSQGELVAEVRELGGTAAELLDNEEFMALVTPMLRADFHLCGTHPQAAWRAGEQETPLNCPITVYAGRRDSKVSTEPRNLEDWRQETRGSLDVVMFDADHFFVHSQRDALLASVGRALATYASHPSGD, encoded by the coding sequence ATGCATCTGTTCTGCCTGCCTTACGCGGGCGGCAATGCCGGCATCTACCGTGACTGGGCCGCGCGCCTGCCTGCCTGGGTGACGCCCGTGCCGCTGTTGCTGCCGGCGCGTGGGGTGCGCTACGGGCTTGCGCCGGTGACGGAGTGGCCTGTACTGCTGGACCTTCTGGAGCAGGACGTGGCGCCGTATCTCGATCGGCCGTATGCGGTGTTCGGACACAGCATGGGCGCGCTGATCGGTCTGGAGCTGGCGCGCCGGCTGCGCGACCGGCGTGCTGCTTCACCTGTCTGGTTCGGCGCGTCGGCATGCGTCGCGCCCACGCGGCGCCAGGTGGACGATCGTTGGTTGACGCGTTCGCAGGGGGAGTTGGTGGCGGAAGTGCGCGAGCTGGGGGGTACTGCCGCCGAATTGCTCGACAACGAGGAATTCATGGCCTTGGTGACGCCCATGTTGCGCGCGGATTTTCATCTGTGCGGCACGCATCCACAAGCCGCGTGGCGCGCCGGGGAGCAGGAAACGCCGCTGAATTGTCCGATCACGGTGTATGCGGGGCGTCGCGATAGCAAGGTGAGTACCGAGCCGCGCAATCTGGAAGATTGGAGGCAGGAGACCCGCGGCAGTCTCGATGTTGTCATGTTCGATGCCGACCATTTCTTCGTGCACAGCCAGCGCGATGCACTGCTAGCGAGTGTGGGGCGCGCCTTGGCCACTTACGCAAGTCATCCATCAGGAGATTGA
- a CDS encoding YqcI/YcgG family protein, with translation MLRKHNGQADAAGRTDAALDPKDWRSRVLFEGQSGPADVPEWLEPCYVSMREKVMDAGYPCFFGTMAEKRGEMFYSYVRGKDLGSLPATMETFARLSVLPEYQKNNIAIFFEPDATPLAHDTYREHFWKVLQHLHDHDIHPDVARQPAPEDADWEFSFAGLQMFVVCACPSFTVRHSRNLGPGMVLLFQPRSVFVDKVTNRVIGQQARDEVRRRLQTWDELGAHPDLGFFGDPGNREWKQYFLPDSNDPASERCPFLSRAKRERERQQEREHEHANT, from the coding sequence ATGCTGCGAAAACACAATGGCCAGGCGGACGCCGCCGGCCGGACCGATGCCGCCCTCGATCCCAAGGATTGGCGCAGCCGCGTCCTTTTCGAAGGCCAGAGCGGCCCTGCCGATGTGCCGGAATGGCTCGAACCCTGCTACGTATCCATGCGCGAGAAGGTGATGGACGCGGGCTATCCCTGCTTCTTCGGCACCATGGCGGAAAAGCGCGGGGAAATGTTCTATTCCTATGTGCGGGGCAAGGATCTCGGCAGCCTGCCGGCCACCATGGAGACATTCGCGCGGCTGTCGGTTTTGCCTGAGTATCAGAAGAACAATATCGCGATCTTCTTCGAGCCCGACGCGACGCCCTTGGCCCACGACACTTATCGCGAACACTTCTGGAAGGTCCTGCAGCATCTGCACGATCACGATATTCATCCGGACGTGGCGCGGCAGCCGGCACCGGAGGATGCCGACTGGGAGTTTTCCTTCGCGGGGCTGCAGATGTTCGTGGTGTGCGCGTGCCCGTCCTTCACCGTGCGGCATAGCCGCAATCTGGGGCCGGGCATGGTGCTGCTGTTCCAGCCACGCAGCGTCTTCGTCGACAAGGTGACGAATCGGGTGATCGGGCAGCAGGCCCGCGATGAGGTGCGGCGGCGCCTGCAGACCTGGGATGAGCTCGGCGCCCATCCCGACCTGGGATTCTTTGGCGATCCGGGCAATCGGGAATGGAAGCAGTATTTCCTTCCCGACAGCAATGATCCAGCGTCCGAAAGATGTCCTTTTCTGAGTCGCGCCAAGCGGGAGCGGGAACGGCAGCAGGAGCGGGAGCATGAACATGCAAACACCTAA
- a CDS encoding thioesterase domain-containing protein has product MPCRQWRAGPLGHIRLDNLYGPTETTVACMYRQTTEEDCEQAIVGIGEAYPSRSVYVLDAQGNEAPIGGLGELCIGGDTLARGYLGRAALTAEKFVPDPYRDDGARLYRSGDLCRRREDGSIDFLGRLDQQVKLRGFRIELGEIEAVLRQVQGVDAAVVALRVDVAPAEGQSSTRQTAGATSHGAASTADKQRRLVAYITGTADEAALRQAIAAKLPAHMAPAAYVRLDRLPLMPNGKVDRAALPAPAPAAKETAHTAPGTHFEARLLAIWREVLGREDIGVTDDFFEAGGDSISALRSVELARARGLPAISLGALFGTPTVRAIAAVSHDTAGHAGDTLPSNIMPLGAQAERERPEILFAFHPGYGLVAEYRQLARHLDGVLALYGVQSPVHSEPAWWPGSLAELASDYAERIRRVQPKGPYRLLGWSIGGEIAARVAQVLEAQGHHVALLALLDSYPRGMAREEGGGQAIVPTRDRDGRAHFTDAQVDTFVARWRAETGDGAWHYTDPLQARGFARKALLARASYEGLDGWNQPMRLRVTPTLWLAAGSLALSAQEVARGWSDVAGTTVVLAGVLDTDHAGIVHHPDVLDAVTAAAARDAIAPARLNPDKQEHSHE; this is encoded by the coding sequence ATGCCTTGCCGGCAGTGGCGCGCGGGCCCGCTCGGGCATATCCGCCTGGACAATCTGTATGGTCCGACCGAGACGACCGTGGCGTGCATGTACCGTCAGACGACGGAAGAGGACTGCGAGCAGGCCATCGTCGGCATAGGCGAGGCGTATCCCTCACGCAGTGTGTACGTGCTGGATGCGCAGGGCAACGAAGCACCGATAGGCGGCCTCGGCGAGCTGTGCATAGGCGGCGACACCCTGGCGCGTGGGTACCTGGGGCGGGCGGCGTTGACGGCCGAGAAGTTCGTCCCCGATCCCTACCGTGACGACGGCGCAAGGCTATACCGCAGCGGCGACCTGTGCCGCAGACGTGAAGACGGCAGCATCGACTTCCTCGGCCGCCTGGATCAGCAGGTCAAGCTACGCGGCTTCCGCATCGAACTGGGTGAGATCGAAGCGGTGCTGCGCCAGGTCCAGGGCGTGGACGCCGCCGTGGTCGCGCTACGCGTAGACGTAGCGCCCGCGGAGGGCCAGTCGTCGACGAGGCAAACGGCGGGCGCAACTTCGCACGGCGCGGCGTCCACCGCCGATAAGCAACGCCGTCTGGTGGCCTACATAACCGGCACGGCGGACGAAGCTGCCCTGCGGCAAGCAATCGCGGCGAAGCTGCCGGCCCATATGGCGCCGGCGGCATACGTGCGCCTGGACCGCCTGCCGCTGATGCCCAACGGCAAGGTCGATCGCGCTGCCTTGCCCGCCCCGGCGCCGGCCGCCAAGGAAACCGCCCACACGGCTCCCGGCACGCATTTCGAGGCCCGCCTGCTGGCGATCTGGCGCGAAGTGCTGGGCCGCGAGGACATCGGCGTCACCGATGACTTCTTCGAAGCCGGCGGTGACTCCATCAGCGCCTTGCGTTCGGTGGAGCTGGCGCGGGCAAGAGGGCTGCCCGCCATCTCCCTGGGCGCCTTGTTCGGCACACCCACCGTGCGCGCCATCGCCGCCGTGTCGCACGACACAGCAGGACATGCCGGCGACACCTTGCCCTCCAACATCATGCCCCTGGGCGCGCAAGCCGAACGGGAGCGTCCGGAGATCCTGTTCGCCTTCCACCCAGGCTATGGCCTGGTCGCGGAATACCGGCAACTGGCCCGTCATCTGGACGGCGTTCTGGCCTTGTACGGCGTCCAGTCCCCCGTCCACAGCGAGCCCGCCTGGTGGCCCGGCAGCCTGGCGGAACTGGCCAGCGACTACGCCGAACGGATCCGCCGGGTCCAGCCAAAGGGACCTTACCGTCTGCTCGGCTGGTCCATCGGCGGTGAAATCGCCGCCCGCGTGGCGCAGGTACTGGAGGCGCAAGGCCACCACGTCGCCTTGCTGGCGCTGCTGGACAGCTACCCGCGCGGCATGGCGCGTGAGGAGGGTGGCGGCCAGGCCATCGTACCGACGCGCGACCGCGATGGCCGCGCCCATTTCACCGATGCGCAGGTCGACACGTTCGTCGCTCGCTGGCGCGCCGAAACCGGCGACGGCGCCTGGCATTACACCGATCCCCTCCAGGCACGCGGCTTTGCCCGCAAAGCCTTGCTCGCACGCGCCAGCTATGAAGGCCTGGACGGCTGGAACCAACCCATGCGCCTGCGCGTGACACCCACGCTATGGCTGGCGGCCGGCTCTCTGGCGTTGTCCGCGCAAGAGGTCGCGCGCGGCTGGAGCGACGTGGCCGGGACCACCGTGGTTCTGGCCGGCGTGCTGGACACGGACCACGCCGGCATTGTCCACCACCCCGACGTGCTCGATGCCGTGACGGCAGCCGCCGCGCGCGACGCTATCGCGCCCGCGCGCCTGAACCCTGACAAGCAGGAACACAGCCATGAATGA